One stretch of Chitinophaga pendula DNA includes these proteins:
- a CDS encoding glycoside hydrolase family 2 protein, with protein sequence MNRKPLIITTALALLTTAAIAQTGTNTRIGTTWGAQLDKEHPLPDYPRPQLVRNDWVNLNGTWQYKITPKESTTAPDTYSGNIVVPFAVESALSGVSTTVGKDSVLWYHRTVSVPAAWRKGKVLLHFGAVDWRCEVWVNGQPAGSHEGGYDPFSFDVTAALKGKNKADIVVRVWDPSDDGPQPRGKQVKSPNGIWYTPVTGIWQTVWLEPVPEAYISDTRQTPDINKGTLTVQTTVNAAQPGDELLITASKNGQQIAEQRVAPNATAVLNIPQPELWSPEHPFLYDLKTTLLRKGKKIDQIAGYFAMRKISMGKDQQGIQRMLLNDKFVFQYGPLDQGWWPDGLYTAPSDAALLFDIEQTKAMGFNMIRKHVKTEPARWYYHCDKLGMLVWQDMPSGDLGNRWEPNPGVYGLASDQQRSAASEQAYRSEWKEIMQDLYNFPCIVVWVPFNEAWGQFKTREITEWTMQQDPSRLVNSASGGNFEPVGHIVDLHHYPDPSMPDPALFGANRILVLGEFGGLGLPVQGHTWQEKDNWGYQRFKTKEELLHRYKELIDRMPHLIRKGLSAAVYTQTTDVEVEINGIMTYDRKEIKMPAQSLKTIHSPLYNASLVEITPQ encoded by the coding sequence ATGAACAGGAAGCCATTGATCATCACGACAGCGCTGGCATTGCTCACAACAGCCGCCATCGCGCAGACAGGCACAAACACACGCATCGGCACCACCTGGGGCGCCCAGCTGGACAAAGAACACCCATTGCCGGACTACCCTCGTCCGCAACTGGTCCGCAACGACTGGGTCAACCTCAACGGTACCTGGCAGTATAAGATCACACCCAAAGAATCCACTACCGCTCCGGATACATACTCCGGTAACATCGTGGTGCCCTTCGCGGTAGAATCGGCTTTGTCAGGAGTAAGCACCACCGTCGGAAAAGATAGCGTATTATGGTACCACCGTACCGTATCTGTACCTGCCGCCTGGCGTAAAGGAAAAGTATTACTGCACTTCGGCGCAGTAGACTGGCGCTGCGAAGTATGGGTAAATGGACAACCTGCCGGCTCCCACGAAGGAGGATATGATCCTTTCAGCTTCGATGTCACGGCAGCCCTCAAAGGGAAAAATAAAGCCGACATCGTCGTACGCGTATGGGATCCCAGCGATGATGGCCCGCAACCACGCGGCAAACAGGTCAAAAGCCCTAACGGCATCTGGTACACCCCCGTCACCGGTATCTGGCAAACCGTATGGTTAGAACCTGTACCCGAAGCCTATATCAGCGATACCCGCCAGACACCGGATATCAACAAAGGAACACTCACCGTACAAACCACCGTCAACGCAGCACAACCAGGCGATGAACTCCTGATCACCGCTTCGAAAAATGGCCAGCAGATCGCAGAACAACGCGTAGCACCCAACGCCACCGCCGTACTCAACATACCACAGCCCGAACTGTGGTCTCCCGAACATCCGTTCCTCTACGACCTGAAAACAACCTTACTGCGTAAAGGCAAAAAAATAGACCAGATAGCCGGATACTTCGCCATGCGCAAAATATCCATGGGCAAAGATCAACAGGGCATACAACGTATGCTCCTCAACGATAAATTCGTATTTCAGTATGGTCCGCTGGACCAGGGTTGGTGGCCCGATGGCCTCTACACTGCGCCTTCAGACGCAGCACTCCTGTTTGATATAGAACAGACAAAAGCAATGGGCTTTAACATGATCAGAAAACATGTTAAAACAGAACCAGCCCGCTGGTACTACCATTGTGATAAACTGGGGATGCTCGTATGGCAGGACATGCCCAGCGGTGACCTCGGTAACCGCTGGGAACCCAACCCGGGCGTATATGGCCTCGCTTCCGATCAGCAGCGCTCCGCTGCCTCCGAACAAGCCTATCGCTCCGAGTGGAAAGAGATCATGCAAGACCTCTACAACTTCCCTTGCATCGTCGTATGGGTACCCTTCAACGAAGCATGGGGCCAATTCAAAACCCGCGAGATCACCGAATGGACCATGCAGCAAGATCCCTCCAGACTGGTCAACAGCGCCAGCGGTGGTAACTTCGAACCTGTCGGTCACATCGTGGACCTCCACCACTATCCCGATCCCTCCATGCCAGATCCCGCCCTCTTCGGCGCCAACCGCATACTCGTTTTAGGCGAATTCGGCGGCCTCGGCCTCCCCGTACAAGGCCACACCTGGCAGGAAAAAGATAACTGGGGATACCAACGCTTCAAAACAAAAGAAGAACTGCTCCACAGATACAAAGAGCTGATAGATCGCATGCCTCACCTCATCCGGAAAGGCCTGTCCGCAGCCGTTTACACACAGACAACCGACGTAGAAGTCGAAATCAATGGTATCATGACCTACGATCGTAAAGAAATAAAAATGCCGGCACAAAGCCTGAAAACAATACACTCTCCGCTGTACAATGCAAGCCTGGTAGAGATCACACCACAATAA
- a CDS encoding RagB/SusD family nutrient uptake outer membrane protein — MKKLLSLICIGLITATACNDRAFLDVQPRSILDNDQAFSEPNQVLSILADLYNRQLDISTLKDWVTFADFSESFPSENGRVEIVQRNSWGFGAWGTWDYGYVRDLNLFIERATAAKALTDVQKTRFLAEARFLRAAYYFEMAKRMGGVPLILQSLVYELGSDPGKLQYPRSKEAEIYDFVIKEAEAIKNDLPADVNQKSRATKAAALAMEARAALYAGSIARYGVNTPQVSLPGEEVGIPAAKANGYYTQALTAAREIINGNAGSYALYMKKNELSENFANIFIDKANNPESIFVEDFKLKSGKVHNFTVVNQPRYGAEEEEGGRINPSLNLLLAFEKLDNTFAPLSITDGGGQPVFYNQQIDIFAGRDARLAGTIMLPGSIFRERAVDIWAGYQLADGSILTGDDRGAQKKLPGTNTNVQVVGFDGPVPGKEFTAQTGFYLRKYLDPAPGAGSRGTNSELPFIRYRYAEVLLNAAEAAFELGQKDVAASYMNQVRARAGLINPLNAADITFDRIVHERRVELAFEGHIFYDMKRWRLAHIVWDGNKLSTSDLLTNLGKAAKRSTQPYGLWAYKLYNPASPNNGKWLYKIVLPQAVTGANRFQLGNYYSFIDDNIRANNPKIVRQPNQ; from the coding sequence ATGAAAAAGTTATTATCACTCATATGCATAGGGCTGATCACCGCCACCGCCTGCAACGACAGGGCTTTCCTGGATGTGCAGCCCCGATCTATACTCGACAACGACCAGGCATTCTCAGAACCTAACCAGGTACTTTCCATACTGGCCGATCTGTACAACAGACAACTGGATATCTCTACCTTGAAAGATTGGGTCACTTTCGCCGACTTCAGCGAAAGTTTCCCTTCCGAAAATGGCCGTGTAGAGATCGTACAACGCAATAGCTGGGGCTTCGGCGCCTGGGGCACCTGGGACTATGGCTATGTACGCGACCTCAATCTGTTCATAGAAAGAGCCACCGCCGCCAAAGCACTCACCGATGTCCAGAAAACGCGCTTCCTGGCAGAAGCCCGCTTCCTCCGGGCAGCTTATTACTTCGAAATGGCCAAACGCATGGGCGGCGTCCCCCTCATCTTACAGTCACTCGTATACGAACTGGGCAGCGATCCGGGTAAACTGCAATACCCGCGCTCCAAAGAAGCCGAGATATATGACTTCGTGATCAAAGAAGCAGAAGCGATCAAAAACGACCTGCCCGCCGATGTCAACCAGAAAAGCAGGGCGACAAAAGCAGCCGCCCTGGCCATGGAAGCCAGAGCAGCACTATATGCCGGCTCCATTGCCAGATATGGCGTCAATACCCCGCAAGTAAGCCTTCCGGGCGAAGAAGTAGGCATACCCGCCGCCAAAGCCAATGGATATTACACCCAGGCACTCACCGCCGCCAGGGAAATCATCAACGGCAACGCAGGCAGCTACGCCCTCTACATGAAGAAAAATGAGTTGTCAGAAAACTTCGCCAACATATTCATTGACAAAGCCAATAACCCGGAATCCATCTTCGTCGAAGACTTCAAATTGAAAAGTGGTAAAGTACACAACTTCACCGTTGTCAACCAGCCCCGTTACGGCGCAGAAGAAGAGGAGGGAGGTCGCATCAACCCTTCACTCAACCTCCTGCTGGCTTTTGAAAAACTGGATAATACCTTCGCTCCCCTGTCCATCACCGATGGCGGCGGACAACCAGTCTTCTACAATCAACAGATCGATATCTTCGCCGGCCGCGATGCCCGCCTTGCAGGTACCATCATGCTGCCAGGTAGCATATTCCGCGAAAGAGCAGTAGACATCTGGGCCGGATACCAACTGGCAGATGGTAGCATACTCACCGGCGACGACAGAGGCGCACAGAAAAAACTCCCGGGTACCAATACCAACGTACAAGTCGTTGGCTTCGATGGCCCTGTGCCAGGAAAAGAATTCACCGCCCAAACCGGCTTCTACCTGCGTAAATACCTTGATCCCGCCCCGGGCGCCGGATCAAGAGGTACTAACAGCGAACTGCCGTTCATCCGCTATCGCTATGCTGAAGTACTGCTCAATGCCGCAGAAGCAGCATTCGAACTGGGACAAAAAGACGTAGCCGCCAGCTATATGAACCAGGTACGCGCCAGAGCCGGTCTCATCAACCCACTCAACGCCGCCGATATCACTTTCGATCGCATCGTTCACGAACGCCGCGTAGAACTGGCCTTCGAAGGACATATCTTCTACGATATGAAACGCTGGCGCCTCGCTCACATCGTCTGGGATGGTAATAAACTAAGCACCTCCGACCTGTTGACCAACTTGGGAAAAGCCGCCAAACGCAGCACACAACCATATGGCCTCTGGGCATACAAACTGTATAACCCGGCCAGCCCCAACAATGGCAAATGGCTCTATAAGATCGTTCTGCCACAGGCAGTAACAGGCGCCAACCGATTCCAGCTGGGCAACTACTACTCCTTCATCGATGACAACATCAGGGCTAATAACCCTAAGATCGTACGCCAACCTAACCAATAA
- a CDS encoding DUF3823 domain-containing protein, translating to MMKQQYIWSFLLIVLTSITACKKDNYSPPSSKLTGRIVYQGTAIDVEYGQVPFQLYQYGFGKTGAMESTFAPDGSFSASLFDGTYKFIIPNGQGPFQWKQTPSGAPDSVTIQVQGNKTIDIDVTPYFMIRSPQFTTGNAQVNTTFKIEQIITGAAAREVEQVSLYINKTVFVSGVDNIAKSEVDGKDIANRNNVKLSVNIPALVPAQNYIFARIGLKIVGVEDRIFSPVMKLSLQ from the coding sequence ATGATGAAACAACAATATATCTGGTCATTCCTCCTGATAGTGTTAACTTCCATTACGGCGTGTAAAAAAGACAATTATTCACCGCCCTCTTCCAAACTGACCGGCAGGATCGTGTACCAGGGCACCGCTATAGACGTAGAATATGGACAGGTACCGTTTCAATTGTATCAATACGGCTTTGGTAAAACAGGCGCTATGGAAAGTACTTTCGCCCCCGATGGCTCCTTCTCCGCATCACTGTTTGATGGAACCTACAAATTTATCATACCCAACGGACAAGGACCCTTCCAATGGAAACAAACACCCAGCGGCGCACCAGACTCCGTCACCATACAGGTACAGGGCAATAAAACCATCGATATAGATGTAACACCCTACTTCATGATCAGATCGCCACAATTCACCACTGGTAATGCACAAGTCAATACAACGTTTAAAATAGAACAGATCATCACCGGCGCCGCCGCCAGAGAAGTAGAACAGGTAAGCCTCTATATCAATAAGACCGTATTCGTGTCCGGCGTCGACAACATCGCCAAATCAGAAGTCGATGGAAAAGATATCGCCAATAGGAACAACGTCAAACTATCCGTAAACATACCGGCACTCGTACCGGCACAGAACTATATATTCGCCCGCATCGGGCTTAAAATAGTGGGAGTGGAGGACAGGATCTTCTCCCCGGTGATGAAACTGTCGCTTCAATAG
- a CDS encoding beta-L-arabinofuranosidase domain-containing protein: MTTTANMILAYIRPFILVIGALTVGFPPSVKAQSFKTNDPQTSLSPAAYTALPLGAIRPKAWLLHQLQIMNEGASGHLDEVYAKVKNDNGWLGGKGDGWEETPYWLDGALPLAYLLDDARLKQKVQHYIDWTLDHQRPSGYFGPLTAWERKTGKQVSADSCGAGDDWWPRMIMLKVLQQYYTATNDKRVIPFMTRYFQYQLKTIRQCPLSRWTDWASSRGADNALIAQWLYTQTGQKELLELAAILQQQAIPWSQLLLGRDWVITAAAYQDNDNWMTRHGVNVGMGLKDPAVQYQRTSDSLYLKALYTGFRDLMSLHGLPFGMFSADEDLHGNAPEQGTELCATVEAMFSLENIIGITGDTRFMDALERMAFNALPGQTTDDYNNKQYFQMANQLRIAKGVFDFSLPFEREMTNVLGMRSGYTCCLANMHQGWTKFTSHLWYATPNHGLAALHYSPNEVKSRVGAGNTAVTIREETNYPFDDNIRFLLQTRDAVEFPWQLRIPAWCKEAVISVNGKELQREQGGRMVTINRKWHNGDRLELKLPMTITVSEWGRNTRAVERGPLVYALKLKENWKKQQDEVEGEYFSVSTNDTWNYGLLQKAVTDPQTQMTVAQTQPVKDDFIWNLAHAPLEIKVPAKQITRWQLTAGSQELAPVPVSSREGLYRGPTEPTVTNITLVPIGCTKVRIVAFPVVR, from the coding sequence ATGACTACTACCGCAAATATGATACTCGCTTATATTAGGCCTTTCATCCTCGTTATCGGTGCCTTAACGGTGGGCTTCCCGCCCTCCGTTAAAGCACAATCATTCAAAACTAATGACCCACAGACATCCCTCTCGCCAGCTGCCTACACCGCACTACCGCTGGGCGCCATACGCCCTAAAGCGTGGCTGCTGCATCAGTTGCAGATCATGAACGAAGGTGCCAGCGGCCACCTCGATGAAGTATACGCTAAAGTCAAAAACGACAACGGCTGGTTAGGTGGTAAAGGCGATGGCTGGGAAGAAACCCCCTACTGGCTCGATGGCGCCCTCCCCCTCGCATACCTGCTGGACGATGCCCGCCTCAAACAAAAAGTACAACACTACATCGACTGGACCTTAGACCATCAACGCCCCTCCGGATACTTCGGCCCCCTCACCGCCTGGGAACGCAAAACCGGTAAACAGGTCTCCGCCGACAGCTGCGGAGCAGGAGACGACTGGTGGCCGCGCATGATCATGCTCAAAGTATTGCAGCAATATTATACCGCCACCAACGACAAAAGGGTCATCCCCTTCATGACCCGCTACTTCCAATACCAACTCAAAACCATCCGGCAATGCCCCCTATCCCGTTGGACAGACTGGGCCTCCTCCCGCGGCGCGGACAACGCCCTCATCGCACAGTGGCTCTATACCCAGACTGGCCAGAAAGAACTGCTCGAACTGGCCGCCATCCTCCAGCAACAAGCCATCCCCTGGAGCCAGCTACTCCTCGGCCGCGATTGGGTCATCACCGCCGCCGCCTACCAAGACAACGATAATTGGATGACACGCCATGGCGTTAACGTCGGCATGGGCCTCAAAGACCCCGCCGTTCAATACCAACGCACCAGCGACTCGCTATATCTCAAAGCGCTATATACCGGCTTCCGTGACCTGATGTCCCTCCATGGCTTGCCCTTTGGCATGTTCTCCGCCGACGAAGACCTCCATGGCAACGCCCCCGAACAAGGCACCGAATTGTGCGCCACCGTCGAAGCCATGTTCTCATTGGAAAATATCATCGGCATCACCGGCGACACCCGCTTCATGGATGCCCTCGAACGCATGGCCTTCAACGCACTCCCCGGCCAGACCACCGACGACTATAACAATAAACAATACTTCCAGATGGCCAACCAGCTTCGCATCGCCAAAGGAGTATTCGACTTCTCCCTGCCCTTCGAACGCGAAATGACAAACGTACTAGGCATGCGCAGCGGCTATACCTGCTGCCTCGCCAACATGCACCAGGGCTGGACCAAATTCACATCCCACCTCTGGTACGCTACCCCTAACCACGGACTGGCTGCCCTCCATTATAGCCCCAACGAAGTAAAAAGCAGGGTAGGAGCCGGCAATACAGCAGTGACCATCCGCGAAGAAACCAACTACCCCTTCGATGATAACATCCGCTTCCTCCTCCAGACCCGCGATGCCGTAGAATTCCCCTGGCAGCTACGCATACCCGCCTGGTGTAAAGAAGCCGTCATATCTGTCAATGGCAAAGAATTGCAACGCGAACAAGGCGGCCGCATGGTCACCATCAATCGCAAATGGCACAACGGCGATCGCCTCGAACTCAAACTCCCCATGACCATCACCGTATCCGAATGGGGACGCAATACCCGCGCCGTCGAAAGAGGCCCCCTCGTTTATGCACTGAAACTGAAAGAGAACTGGAAAAAACAACAAGACGAAGTGGAAGGCGAATACTTCAGCGTATCTACCAACGACACCTGGAACTATGGCCTGTTACAAAAAGCAGTAACAGATCCCCAGACACAAATGACCGTCGCACAAACACAACCGGTTAAAGACGACTTCATCTGGAACCTCGCCCACGCACCCCTCGAAATAAAAGTACCGGCAAAACAGATCACCCGCTGGCAACTGACTGCAGGATCACAGGAACTGGCCCCCGTACCCGTCAGCTCCAGAGAAGGACTATACAGAGGACCCACTGAACCAACGGTAACAAACATTACCCTCGTTCCCATCGGCTGTACCAAAGTAAGGATCGTCGCTTTCCCCGTTGTACGATAA
- a CDS encoding glutaminase family protein, producing MRKSVLLLSLAAAALTADAQQIAPAYPLVTHDPYFSIWSTTDKLTAEPTKHWSGSPQSLTGLLKVDGKVYRFLGNNVPKYKAILPTANEAAYDVAYTESQPAGDWMQPAFNDQQWKRGQAPFGDDDAQVKTPWHSKDLWIRRSFTLQQNDLKDLFLKIRHDDNVEVYLNGQSIYNFKGWTHKFAYIPISEVIAAHAKPGPQVLAIHVANTAGGAWLDAGLATFEHKGASQQVAVAEQINTSLRATQTRYALRCGGLGVELTFTSPLLLKDLDLIARPVTYVNVDVKAADGKSHQAELYLGTSTDIAVNTPDQAVTASQYNAKGLAILKAGTVEQPVLKKKGDDLRIDWGHMFVGIKADKNAKQWVSPYLDEHTVFEGGTNKNLTGNQLTLNTLVPLGAVINTPKRTTFLLAYDDEYAIQYFGENLRPWWNADGKSTIEQQLALAATQQEAILKKCNAFDEELFNNARKVGGEKYARLCEIAYRQSIAAHKLVKSPQGELLFLSKENFSNGSINTVDITYPSAPLYLLYNPALLKGMMNGIFYYSESGKWTKPFAAHDLGTYPLANGQTYGEDMPVEESGNMLILTAAIAKVEGNASYAKQHWKTLTVWAEYLAKEGFDPANQLCTDDFAGHLARNANLSVKAIVALGGYARLAKQLGDNTTAAKYETLAKEMVRKWIQLADDGDHYSLTFENKGSWSQKYNMVWDKLLGLQLFPASVYEKEIRYYLGKQQAYGLPLDSRRTYTKSDWIMWTAVLANNQQDFLALTDPLYKYATETTTRVPLSDWHETTNGNMVGFQARSVVGGYFIKLLEAAFKK from the coding sequence ATGAGAAAAAGTGTGCTTTTACTCTCCCTCGCAGCAGCAGCACTCACCGCAGATGCACAACAGATCGCACCTGCCTACCCACTGGTCACTCACGACCCGTACTTCAGCATCTGGTCCACCACCGATAAGCTGACCGCCGAACCAACCAAACATTGGAGCGGATCCCCGCAATCCCTCACCGGATTGCTCAAAGTAGATGGTAAAGTCTATCGCTTCCTGGGTAACAACGTACCTAAATACAAAGCAATACTGCCCACCGCCAACGAAGCCGCTTACGATGTCGCCTATACGGAATCACAACCCGCCGGCGACTGGATGCAACCCGCATTCAACGATCAGCAATGGAAACGCGGACAGGCACCCTTCGGCGATGATGACGCACAGGTAAAAACACCCTGGCATAGCAAAGACCTCTGGATCAGACGTAGCTTCACCTTACAACAGAACGATCTTAAAGACCTCTTCCTCAAGATCAGGCACGACGATAACGTAGAAGTGTACCTTAATGGCCAAAGCATCTATAACTTCAAAGGTTGGACCCATAAATTTGCGTACATCCCGATCAGCGAAGTAATAGCGGCCCACGCCAAACCAGGCCCGCAGGTATTGGCCATCCATGTGGCGAATACCGCCGGCGGCGCCTGGCTCGATGCCGGCCTCGCCACCTTCGAACATAAAGGTGCCTCACAACAGGTAGCCGTCGCCGAACAGATCAACACCTCCCTCCGTGCCACACAAACCCGCTACGCACTGCGCTGCGGCGGCCTGGGCGTAGAACTCACGTTCACCTCACCATTGCTGCTCAAAGACCTCGACCTCATCGCCAGACCCGTAACCTACGTGAACGTCGACGTAAAAGCAGCAGATGGAAAATCCCACCAGGCAGAACTCTACCTGGGCACTTCCACCGATATCGCCGTAAATACCCCCGACCAAGCCGTCACCGCCTCCCAATACAACGCAAAAGGCCTCGCCATCCTCAAAGCTGGTACCGTTGAACAACCAGTCCTCAAAAAGAAAGGCGATGACCTCCGCATAGACTGGGGCCACATGTTCGTAGGTATCAAAGCAGATAAAAACGCAAAACAATGGGTATCGCCCTACCTCGATGAGCACACCGTATTCGAGGGTGGTACCAACAAGAACCTTACCGGCAACCAGCTCACACTAAATACACTGGTACCCCTCGGCGCTGTCATTAACACGCCTAAACGTACCACCTTCCTGCTGGCATACGACGATGAATACGCTATCCAGTACTTCGGCGAAAACCTCCGCCCATGGTGGAATGCCGATGGCAAGAGTACCATCGAACAACAACTCGCACTGGCAGCAACACAACAGGAGGCTATCCTGAAAAAGTGTAATGCCTTCGACGAAGAACTGTTTAACAACGCCCGTAAAGTGGGGGGAGAAAAATATGCCCGCCTCTGCGAAATAGCCTACCGTCAGAGCATCGCCGCGCACAAACTCGTGAAAAGCCCGCAGGGCGAGCTACTCTTCCTCTCCAAAGAGAACTTCAGCAATGGCTCTATCAACACCGTAGATATCACCTATCCGTCCGCTCCGCTATACCTCCTGTATAATCCCGCCTTGCTCAAAGGAATGATGAACGGGATATTCTACTACAGCGAAAGTGGAAAATGGACCAAACCTTTCGCTGCACACGACCTGGGTACATACCCCTTGGCCAACGGACAAACATACGGAGAAGACATGCCGGTAGAAGAAAGTGGTAACATGCTCATCCTCACCGCCGCCATCGCAAAAGTAGAGGGCAACGCTTCCTACGCAAAACAACACTGGAAAACACTCACCGTATGGGCAGAATACCTGGCCAAAGAGGGCTTCGACCCGGCTAACCAACTCTGCACCGACGACTTCGCCGGCCACCTCGCCCGCAATGCCAACCTCTCCGTAAAAGCCATCGTAGCATTGGGTGGATATGCCCGCCTCGCCAAACAACTGGGCGACAACACCACCGCTGCCAAATACGAAACATTGGCCAAAGAAATGGTACGCAAATGGATCCAGCTCGCAGATGATGGCGACCACTATTCCCTCACCTTCGAAAACAAAGGCTCCTGGAGCCAGAAATACAACATGGTATGGGATAAACTCCTAGGCCTCCAGCTATTCCCAGCCTCCGTCTACGAAAAAGAGATCAGGTACTACCTGGGCAAACAACAGGCCTACGGCCTGCCACTCGACAGCCGCCGCACATACACCAAATCCGACTGGATCATGTGGACCGCCGTGCTGGCCAACAATCAACAGGACTTCCTGGCACTCACCGATCCCCTATATAAATATGCTACGGAGACCACCACACGGGTACCCCTCAGCGACTGGCACGAAACTACCAACGGTAACATGGTAGGCTTCCAGGCTAGAAGCGTAGTGGGAGGATACTTCATTAAACTGCTGGAAGCAGCGTTTAAAAAGTAG